One segment of Rattus norvegicus strain BN/NHsdMcwi chromosome 16, GRCr8, whole genome shotgun sequence DNA contains the following:
- the Defal1 gene encoding defensin alpha-like protein 1 precursor: MKTLILLSALVLLALQVQADPIQEAEEETKTEEQPADEDQDVSVSFEGPEASAVQDLRVRRTLQCSCRRVCRNTCSCIRLSRSTYAS; encoded by the exons ATGAAGACTCTTATCCTCCTCTCTGCTCTTGTCCTGCTGGCCTTGCAGGTCCAGGCTGATcccattcaagaggcagaggaagagactaAAACTGAGGAGCAGCCAGCAGATGAGGACCAGGATGTGTCTGTCTCCTTTGAAGGCCCAGAAGCCTCTGCTGTTCAAGATTTAC GCGTAAGAAGGACCTTGCAGTGCAGTTGCAGAAGAGTCTGCAGAAATACGTGTAGCTGCATTCGGCTATCAAGGTCCACATATGCATCATAA